In one Desulfobacterales bacterium genomic region, the following are encoded:
- the upp gene encoding uracil phosphoribosyltransferase yields MTVHVVDHPLIKHKLGLMREHHVTTKDFRDMASELASLLTYEATKDLQTEQETIQGWAGPVTVEKIKGKKITVVPILRAGLGMMHGVLNLIPSAKVSVVGMYRNEETLEPVKYYEKMTSNIEERISLILDPMLASGGTLLAVINLLKAAGCKQIKGLFIVAAPEGIRRLEAAHPDVEIYTAAIDERLNDIGYILPGLGDAGDKIFGTK; encoded by the coding sequence GTGACCGTTCATGTTGTCGACCATCCATTGATCAAGCATAAGCTGGGGCTTATGCGGGAACATCACGTGACCACCAAGGATTTCAGGGATATGGCTTCCGAACTGGCCAGTCTGCTGACCTATGAAGCCACCAAAGACCTGCAGACCGAGCAGGAAACCATTCAGGGATGGGCCGGCCCGGTAACGGTTGAAAAAATCAAGGGGAAAAAGATTACCGTGGTTCCGATTTTACGGGCGGGTCTGGGAATGATGCACGGGGTTCTCAACCTCATTCCTTCCGCCAAGGTCAGCGTGGTGGGGATGTACCGAAACGAAGAAACCCTGGAGCCCGTGAAATATTATGAAAAAATGACCAGCAATATAGAAGAGCGGATATCCCTGATACTGGACCCCATGCTGGCTTCCGGCGGCACCCTGCTGGCGGTCATCAATCTTTTAAAGGCAGCCGGCTGCAAACAGATCAAGGGGCTTTTTATCGTAGCCGCTCCGGAGGGGATCCGTCGACTGGAAGCAGCCCATCCCGACGTTGAAATTTATACGGCCGCAATCGACGAAAGGCTGAATGACATCGGTTATATTCTGCCGGGACTGGGCGATGCCGGCGATAAAATTTTCGGAACAAAGTGA